A portion of the Cryptomeria japonica chromosome 5, Sugi_1.0, whole genome shotgun sequence genome contains these proteins:
- the LOC131029249 gene encoding probable carboxylesterase 15, which yields MPLLRMASKIEKKLVDEVSGWLKIFSDGSVERTWTGPDEVKPLITPVPPSNDTFIDGVATKHVIIDEENGIWIRIYLPRTALDRKTHTKLGVAIHFHGGGFCVSHADWQMYNHFISRLVTTSNVICVSVDYRLAPEHRLPAAIDDCFAAVAWLGQISRREKEESWLAQYADFERCVLIGDSSGGNLVHHVAVRAVACEEELQPLSLRGCVALHPGFVRSERSKSELEIWPDSAFLTMEMVDKFLGLGLPVGSTKDHPITNPMGAQSQPLDKLKFPPFLVGVAERDLMRDTQMEYCEAMRSAGHDVEIFVSENVTHCFYLNQLAVDFNKHVGEETATLLQVIDRFISRCFAR from the coding sequence ATGCCACTACTCAGAATGGCAAGCAAAATCGAGAAAAAGCTTGTGGACGAAGTCTCAGGATGGCTCAAAATTTTCTCCGACGGCTCAGTGGAGCGCACCTGGACCGGCCCGGACGAAGTGAAGCCCCTCATCACGCCCGTCCCTCCTTCCAACGACACTTTCATTGACGGTGTAGCCACCAAACACGTCATAATTGACGAAGAAAATGGCATCTGGATCCGCATATATTTGCCTCGTACGGCGCTGGACAGAAAAACCCATACTAAATTGGGTGTGGCGATTCATTTTCACGGCGGCGGTTTTTGCGTGAGCCATGCGGACTGGCAAATGTACAATCATTTCATCTCGCGTCTCGTAACGACGTCCAATGTGATCTGCGTCTCTGTGGACTACAGGCTCGCTCCCGAGCACAGACTCCCGGCGGCGATCGACGACTGTTTCGCCGCCGTTGCGTGGCTCGGACAAATTTCTCGCCGGGAAAAGGAGGAATCTTGGCTCGCCCAGTATGCAGATTTTGAGCGTTGCGTATTGATCGGCGACAGTTCGGGAGGGAATCTGGTGCACCACGTGGCCGTAAGGGCCGTGGCGTGTGAAGAAGAGCTACAACCTCTTTCTTTGCGGGGCTGCGTGGCCTTACACCCGGGGTTTGTTCGATCGGAGCGCAGCAAATCGGAGCTCGAAATTTGGCCCGATTCGGCTTTTTTGACGATGGAGATGGTGGATAAATTTCTGGGCCTTGGGTTGCCCGTGGGGAGCACGAAAGATCACCCGATAACGAATCCGATGGGGGCTCAGTCTCAGCCATTGGATAAGCTGAAATTTCCTCCTTTTCTTGTGGGTGTTGCGGAGAGAGATCTGATGAGGGATACGCAGATGGAGTATTGTGAGGCCATGAGAAGCGCAGGGCATGATGTGGAAATTTTTGTGTCGGAGAACGTGACTCACTGTTTTTATCTCAACCAGCTTGCTGTGGATTTTAATAAGCACGTTGGTGAGGAGACTGCTACACTTTTGCAGGTGATTGATCGATTCATCAGTCGCTGTTTTGCCAGATAA